Proteins co-encoded in one Stenotrophomonas maltophilia genomic window:
- a CDS encoding multidrug efflux RND transporter permease subunit, translated as MSARVSLSSWFVRHPVATTLLTLAVILLGVAALPQLPVAPLPEAEFPTIRVNANLPGASAETMASAVATPLETQLTGVPGIIEMTSTSALGSTSITLQFDLEKDIDTAAQEVQAAINAAAGRLPSDLPNLPTWRKVNPADSPILVLSVVSAQMSMTELSDLAESRLARSISQISGVSEVNIVGQQRPAIRIQAQPERLAAMGMTLSDLRGVAQNASLNQAKGALMGGQRTSTFEANDQLFDAQDYRQLVVAYRDGSPVTLGDVAQVVDGAENAYVQAWPNGQPGVGLIISRQPGANIVRTTDAVLAALPALRANLPASVDVEVLNDRTRTIRASLHEVEVTLVLTIVLVVLVMGLFLRQLSATLIVGAVLVVALVATFAAMYVAGFSLNNLTLVALVVAVGFVVDDAIVVVENIHRHREAGLGPMEAALKGAGEIGFTVVSISLSLIAAFIPLLFMGGVVGRLFAEFALTITVAILISIVASLTLAPMMAAHLMKRMPAHRDGQDTLAGRLLAGYDRSLQWALGHQRTVLLGFGATVAVAVASYVMIPKGFFPLQDTAFVIATTEAAQDIGYEQMAAKHRQLAAIAAEDPALQAYNHAVGATGGSQTLSNGRFWFVLKDRGDRDVDVHAFIDRLRAKMASVPGITVYMRAAQDINLGAGPARTQYQYALRGQDSRELSRWAEQLTERLRGLPQLRDVSNDQQVGASVTRLQIDRTAAARFGLTANDIDQVLYDAFGQRQINEFQTETNQYRVILEIAPGMLGEVDALSYFHLRSPLTGQMVPLSAVAQVQPPGNGPLSISHNGMLPAVNLSFNLAPGVSLGEAVQLVEQAQVQLGMPASISGRFQGTAQAFQESLASQPLLILAALLAVYIILGVLYESFVHPLTILSTLPSAGIGAVLMLWLWGLEFSIMALIGIVLLIGIVKKNGILMVDFALDAQRNRGLSPLQAIHEACLTRFRPIMMTTLAALLGAIPLMIGFGTGSELRQPLGVAVVGGLLISQLLTLYSTPVIYLALDRLFLQRRRERRAEEGAALTEPG; from the coding sequence ATGAGCGCGCGGGTTTCGCTGTCCAGCTGGTTCGTCAGGCATCCGGTGGCCACCACGCTGCTGACGCTGGCGGTGATCCTGCTCGGCGTGGCCGCGTTGCCGCAGTTGCCGGTGGCGCCGCTGCCAGAAGCGGAATTTCCCACCATCCGGGTCAATGCCAACCTGCCCGGAGCCAGCGCCGAAACGATGGCCTCGGCGGTCGCCACGCCGTTGGAGACGCAGCTGACCGGCGTGCCCGGCATCATCGAGATGACCTCCACCAGTGCGCTGGGCAGCACCTCGATCACCCTGCAGTTCGATCTGGAAAAGGACATCGACACTGCCGCGCAGGAAGTGCAGGCGGCGATCAATGCTGCCGCCGGGCGCCTGCCCAGCGATCTGCCGAACCTGCCGACCTGGCGCAAGGTCAACCCGGCCGACAGTCCGATCCTGGTGCTCAGCGTGGTCTCGGCGCAGATGTCGATGACCGAACTGAGCGATCTGGCTGAAAGCCGGCTGGCGCGCTCGATCAGCCAGATCAGTGGCGTGTCCGAGGTCAACATCGTCGGCCAGCAGCGCCCGGCCATCCGCATCCAGGCCCAGCCCGAGCGGCTGGCGGCGATGGGCATGACCCTGTCGGATCTGCGCGGCGTGGCCCAGAACGCCAGCCTCAACCAGGCCAAGGGTGCGCTGATGGGCGGCCAGCGCACGTCCACCTTCGAGGCCAACGACCAGTTGTTCGACGCGCAGGACTATCGGCAGCTGGTGGTGGCCTACCGTGACGGCTCGCCGGTAACGCTCGGCGATGTGGCGCAGGTGGTCGACGGTGCCGAGAACGCGTATGTGCAGGCGTGGCCGAACGGGCAGCCGGGCGTGGGCCTGATCATCAGCCGCCAGCCAGGGGCCAACATCGTGCGCACCACCGATGCGGTGCTGGCCGCGTTGCCGGCGCTGCGTGCCAATCTGCCGGCCAGTGTCGACGTGGAGGTGCTCAATGACCGCACACGCACCATCCGTGCCTCGCTGCATGAAGTGGAAGTGACCCTGGTGCTGACCATCGTGCTGGTGGTGCTGGTGATGGGGCTGTTCCTGCGCCAGCTGTCGGCCACGCTGATCGTCGGTGCGGTGCTGGTGGTCGCGTTGGTGGCCACGTTCGCGGCGATGTACGTGGCCGGTTTCAGCCTGAACAACCTCACCCTGGTCGCGCTGGTGGTCGCGGTCGGCTTCGTGGTGGACGATGCGATCGTGGTGGTGGAGAACATACACCGCCATCGCGAGGCCGGATTGGGACCGATGGAAGCGGCGCTGAAGGGCGCCGGCGAGATCGGCTTCACCGTGGTCTCGATCAGCCTGTCACTGATCGCCGCGTTCATCCCGTTGCTGTTCATGGGCGGCGTGGTCGGCCGCCTGTTCGCCGAGTTCGCGCTGACCATCACGGTGGCGATCCTGATTTCGATCGTGGCCTCGCTGACGCTGGCGCCGATGATGGCTGCGCACCTGATGAAACGCATGCCCGCCCATCGTGACGGCCAGGACACGCTGGCCGGTCGCCTGTTGGCCGGCTACGACCGCAGCCTGCAATGGGCGCTGGGCCATCAACGTACGGTGCTGCTCGGCTTCGGCGCCACAGTGGCGGTGGCGGTGGCCTCCTACGTGATGATCCCCAAGGGCTTCTTCCCGTTGCAGGACACCGCCTTCGTGATCGCCACCACCGAGGCGGCGCAGGACATCGGCTACGAGCAGATGGCTGCCAAGCACCGGCAGCTGGCCGCCATCGCTGCCGAGGACCCGGCGTTGCAGGCCTACAATCATGCGGTGGGCGCCACCGGCGGCAGCCAGACCCTGTCCAACGGCCGCTTCTGGTTCGTGCTGAAGGATCGCGGCGACCGCGATGTGGACGTGCATGCGTTCATCGACCGACTGCGCGCGAAGATGGCCAGCGTGCCGGGCATCACCGTGTACATGCGCGCCGCGCAGGACATCAATCTGGGCGCAGGGCCGGCGCGCACGCAGTACCAGTACGCGTTGCGCGGACAGGACAGTCGCGAACTGTCGCGCTGGGCCGAACAGCTGACCGAACGCCTGCGTGGCCTGCCGCAGCTGCGCGATGTATCCAACGACCAGCAGGTCGGCGCCAGTGTCACCCGCTTGCAGATCGATCGCACCGCTGCGGCGCGGTTCGGATTGACCGCCAACGACATCGACCAGGTGCTCTACGATGCGTTCGGCCAGCGCCAGATCAACGAGTTCCAGACCGAGACCAACCAGTACCGGGTGATCCTGGAGATCGCGCCGGGCATGCTCGGCGAGGTCGACGCGCTGTCCTACTTCCACCTGCGCTCGCCATTGACCGGGCAGATGGTGCCGCTGTCGGCGGTGGCCCAGGTACAGCCGCCGGGCAACGGGCCGCTGTCGATCAGCCACAACGGCATGCTGCCAGCGGTGAATCTGTCGTTCAATCTGGCCCCGGGTGTATCGCTGGGCGAGGCGGTGCAGCTGGTTGAACAGGCCCAGGTCCAGCTGGGCATGCCGGCCAGCATCAGCGGCCGCTTCCAGGGCACCGCGCAGGCGTTCCAGGAATCGCTGGCCAGCCAGCCATTGCTGATCCTGGCCGCGCTGCTGGCGGTCTACATCATCCTCGGCGTGCTGTACGAGAGCTTCGTGCACCCGCTCACGATCCTGTCCACGCTGCCTTCGGCCGGCATCGGCGCGGTGCTGATGCTGTGGCTGTGGGGGCTGGAGTTTTCGATCATGGCGTTGATCGGCATCGTGCTGTTGATCGGCATCGTCAAGAAGAACGGCATCCTGATGGTCGACTTCGCGCTGGACGCGCAACGCAACCGCGGATTGTCGCCGTTGCAGGCGATCCACGAGGCCTGCCTGACCCGTTTCCGCCCGATCATGATGACCACGCTGGCCGCGCTGCTGGGCGCCATTCCGTTGATGATCGGGTTTGGCACCGGTTCGGAGCTGCGCCAGCCTCTGGGCGTGGCAGTGGTCGGCGGCCTGCTGATCAGCCAGCTGCTGACCCTGTACAGTACCCCGGTGATCTACCTGGCCCTGGACCGGCTGTTCCTGCAACGTCGTCGCGAGCGCAGGGCAGAGGAAGGTGCCGCGCTGACGGAGCCCGGATGA
- a CDS encoding heavy metal sensor histidine kinase has product MRWSIAQRLSAMFAVAALLVFTLLGIGVYGVLERQVVRYQHAELQTKLHAVSGSVAMCDTRERWTKVREKVGNLISGDRDTLVWAWSDDPTFRIGSAQPQVQPPGSHDDGMGTLQREGAHPLRTLYEHVPGKGVRPPVDLWIGIDSEPYTHALQRFAVALWVAGVLGVLLVAGLGYWIARLGLAPLRALSDEARSLSPQRLSQRLDTAGLPAELGHLTGAFNGALDRLEAAYTRLDAFNADVAHELRTPLANLMGQTQVALSRPRDNADLQEVMQSNLEELERLRAIVNDMLFLSRAGQGDIAMDTRTVSLAEEVATAGEFLELLFEEAGLTLRIEGDASARIDPSLLRRALTNLLHNAVQHARPGSVVRVQLQAEGSGARIAVLNEGDGIAREHLPLLFERFYRVDEAREYRGERHHGLGLSIVKAIAMLHGGEVFVASQDGLATVGFSVG; this is encoded by the coding sequence ATGAGGTGGTCGATCGCGCAGCGCCTGTCGGCGATGTTCGCTGTGGCCGCGCTGCTGGTGTTCACCCTGCTCGGCATCGGTGTGTATGGCGTGCTCGAACGGCAGGTCGTGCGTTATCAGCATGCCGAGCTGCAGACCAAGCTGCACGCGGTGAGCGGCAGCGTGGCGATGTGCGATACCCGTGAGCGCTGGACCAAGGTGCGCGAGAAGGTCGGCAACCTGATTTCTGGTGACCGCGACACATTGGTGTGGGCCTGGAGCGATGACCCGACCTTCCGTATCGGCAGTGCGCAGCCGCAGGTACAACCGCCCGGCAGTCATGACGATGGCATGGGGACCCTGCAGCGTGAGGGTGCGCACCCGCTGCGCACGCTCTACGAGCACGTGCCCGGCAAAGGCGTACGGCCGCCGGTGGACCTGTGGATCGGCATCGACTCCGAGCCCTATACGCATGCACTGCAGCGGTTTGCTGTAGCACTGTGGGTGGCCGGTGTGCTGGGCGTGCTGCTGGTGGCCGGCCTGGGCTACTGGATCGCGCGGTTGGGATTGGCGCCATTGCGGGCGCTGTCCGACGAAGCGCGCTCACTCAGTCCCCAGCGGCTGTCGCAGCGGCTGGACACTGCGGGGCTGCCGGCCGAGCTGGGTCACCTGACCGGCGCCTTCAATGGCGCGCTGGATCGACTGGAAGCCGCATATACGCGGCTGGATGCCTTCAATGCGGACGTGGCGCATGAACTGCGCACGCCTCTGGCCAACCTGATGGGCCAGACCCAGGTCGCGCTGTCGCGGCCGCGCGATAACGCCGACCTGCAGGAAGTGATGCAGTCGAATCTGGAAGAGCTGGAGCGCCTGCGCGCCATCGTCAACGACATGCTTTTCTTGTCGCGTGCCGGGCAGGGTGACATCGCCATGGACACCCGCACCGTGTCCCTGGCCGAGGAGGTGGCCACGGCCGGGGAGTTCCTCGAGTTGCTGTTCGAGGAGGCGGGGCTGACCCTGCGCATTGAAGGTGACGCCAGCGCACGCATCGATCCGTCGCTGCTGAGGCGTGCATTGACCAACCTGCTGCACAACGCCGTGCAGCACGCGCGGCCTGGCAGCGTGGTGCGGGTGCAGCTGCAGGCCGAAGGCAGCGGTGCCCGCATTGCGGTGCTGAACGAGGGCGACGGCATCGCCCGCGAACACCTGCCGTTGCTGTTCGAGCGCTTCTACCGGGTGGATGAAGCCCGCGAGTACCGAGGCGAGCGTCACCACGGGCTGGGCCTGTCCATCGTCAAGGCCATCGCCATGCTGCACGGCGGTGAAGTATTCGTGGCCAGCCAGGACGGGCTGGCCACGGTGGGGTTCAGTGTCGGCTGA
- a CDS encoding heavy metal response regulator transcription factor: protein MKLLIVEDESKTAHYLRTGLGEQGWAVDLAADGVTGLHLAREFDYDVIVLDVMLPGMDGFNVLRELRRSKQTPVIMLTARDRVDDRVHGLGQGADDYLVKPFSFIELLARLQALVRRGRQQEPTELQVGDLQVNLLARRAYRDGARLDLTGKEFALLALLAQRRGQILSKTVIAAQVWDINFDSNTNVVEVAIKRLRGKLDGPYPSKLLHTVRGMGYVLEVREDEDGPR, encoded by the coding sequence ATGAAACTGCTGATTGTCGAGGATGAGAGCAAGACCGCCCATTACCTGCGCACCGGCCTGGGTGAGCAGGGCTGGGCGGTGGACCTGGCTGCCGACGGCGTGACCGGCCTGCACCTGGCCCGCGAATTCGACTACGACGTGATCGTGCTGGACGTGATGCTGCCGGGCATGGATGGCTTCAACGTGCTGCGCGAGCTGCGCCGCAGCAAGCAGACCCCGGTGATCATGCTGACCGCGCGTGATCGCGTGGATGACCGCGTGCACGGGCTGGGGCAGGGCGCCGATGACTATCTGGTCAAGCCGTTCTCGTTCATCGAGCTGCTGGCACGGCTGCAGGCACTGGTGCGACGTGGCCGGCAGCAGGAGCCGACCGAACTGCAGGTGGGTGACCTGCAGGTGAACCTGCTGGCACGCCGCGCCTATCGTGACGGCGCACGCCTGGACCTGACCGGCAAGGAGTTCGCGCTGCTGGCCCTGCTGGCGCAGCGGCGAGGACAGATCCTGTCCAAGACGGTGATTGCCGCGCAGGTCTGGGACATCAACTTCGACAGCAATACCAACGTGGTGGAAGTGGCGATCAAGCGCTTGCGCGGCAAGCTCGATGGCCCATACCCCAGCAAGCTGCTGCACACCGTGCGCGGCATGGGCTATGTGCTGGAGGTGCGCGAAGACGAGGACGGGCCGCGATGA
- a CDS encoding efflux RND transporter periplasmic adaptor subunit has translation MRIPLLSARLRRRHLALGALLLVVLSLLMLFHGVSRGDAQPASAPPPVPVVTGRVEQQDIAHWRNGLGTVQSLQSTVLRPQVDGVLTEVLFEEGQKVRKGQLLARIDDRAIRADLGGAQAAVARDRATLDAARSDLARLQHLSSDQLVSRQMLEQQAATVQQLQATGRGNQAAVDAAQVQLSYTRILAPMDGRIGLRQVDPGNLVRASDTQGLVTVQQTDPISVVFALPQDTLPQLRQALAAGVVPVQALDRDGGQLLAEGSLQVIDNQVEETSGTVRLRARFANADDRLWPGQLVSVRVRTGQSAATLVVDAAAIQRGIEGSFVYRVVADGSVEVLPVSVGESENGKVAVQGELRVGDVIVRDGQSRLRPGVVVAEAASAPAAKRGAAP, from the coding sequence ATGCGAATTCCGCTGCTGTCCGCACGATTGCGTCGTCGTCACTTGGCTCTGGGGGCGCTGCTGCTGGTCGTGCTCTCGCTGCTGATGCTGTTCCATGGTGTGTCGCGCGGAGATGCGCAACCGGCCAGCGCGCCACCGCCGGTGCCGGTGGTCACCGGCCGGGTCGAACAACAGGACATCGCCCATTGGCGAAATGGCCTGGGCACCGTGCAGTCGCTGCAGAGCACGGTGTTGCGGCCGCAGGTGGATGGCGTGCTGACCGAGGTGCTGTTCGAGGAAGGTCAGAAGGTACGCAAGGGGCAGCTGCTGGCACGCATCGATGATCGGGCGATCCGCGCCGATCTGGGTGGGGCGCAGGCCGCGGTAGCCCGTGATCGGGCCACGCTGGATGCCGCGCGCTCCGATCTGGCGCGCCTGCAGCACCTGTCCAGCGACCAGCTGGTGTCGCGGCAGATGCTGGAGCAGCAGGCCGCCACCGTGCAGCAGCTGCAGGCCACCGGGCGTGGCAACCAGGCGGCGGTGGATGCCGCCCAAGTGCAGCTGTCGTATACCCGCATCCTGGCGCCGATGGACGGCCGCATCGGCCTGCGTCAGGTCGACCCGGGCAACCTGGTGCGCGCCAGCGATACCCAGGGCCTGGTGACCGTACAGCAGACCGATCCAATCTCGGTGGTCTTCGCGCTGCCGCAGGACACGCTACCGCAGCTGCGCCAGGCCCTTGCGGCCGGGGTGGTGCCGGTGCAGGCGCTGGACCGCGATGGCGGCCAGCTGCTGGCCGAAGGCAGTTTGCAGGTGATCGACAACCAGGTGGAGGAAACCTCCGGCACCGTGCGCCTGCGCGCACGCTTTGCCAATGCCGATGATCGCCTGTGGCCAGGCCAGCTGGTCAGCGTGCGCGTGCGTACCGGGCAGAGCGCGGCCACGCTGGTGGTGGACGCCGCCGCGATCCAGCGCGGCATCGAGGGCAGTTTTGTGTATCGGGTGGTGGCCGATGGCAGCGTCGAAGTGCTGCCGGTCAGCGTCGGTGAATCCGAGAACGGCAAAGTGGCGGTGCAGGGCGAGCTGCGGGTGGGCGATGTGATCGTCCGTGATGGCCAGTCGCGGTTGCGCCCGGGCGTGGTGGTTGCCGAGGCCGCGTCTGCGCCGGCAGCCAAGCGCGGGGCCGCGCCATGA
- a CDS encoding MgtC/SapB family protein encodes MDINPNLPAFNAGATLSSLISLSVAFVLGTVIGLERQLRQRTAGLRTNTLVAVGAAVFVDLAVRFHDLYGGPPSPLHVVAYVISGVGFLGAGAIMKDGAQVSGLNTAATLWGSAAVGACAGIKLLPEAVMAAVFVLAANTLLRPVVNRIQRQPLPEAFSEATYAINVVCQREQQAEVLDQLLLLLEQAQYPVRAVDQRPFGERDVELEAVLYATTVDAAELDALLTTLATTPGVLQGFWNASLDG; translated from the coding sequence TTGGACATCAATCCGAACCTGCCGGCGTTCAACGCCGGCGCGACCCTCAGCTCGCTGATCAGCCTGTCGGTGGCCTTCGTGCTGGGCACGGTCATCGGCCTGGAGCGGCAGCTGCGCCAGCGCACCGCCGGCCTGCGCACCAACACGCTGGTGGCGGTGGGCGCAGCGGTGTTCGTCGACCTGGCCGTACGCTTCCATGACCTGTATGGCGGCCCGCCGTCGCCGCTGCATGTGGTGGCCTACGTGATCTCCGGCGTCGGCTTCCTCGGTGCCGGCGCGATCATGAAGGATGGCGCGCAGGTGTCCGGCCTGAACACCGCCGCCACCCTGTGGGGTTCGGCAGCAGTGGGCGCATGTGCCGGCATCAAGCTGCTGCCGGAAGCGGTGATGGCTGCCGTGTTCGTGCTGGCCGCCAATACCCTGCTGCGACCGGTGGTGAACCGCATCCAGCGGCAACCGCTCCCGGAAGCCTTCAGCGAGGCGACCTATGCGATCAACGTGGTCTGCCAGCGCGAGCAGCAGGCCGAGGTGCTCGACCAGCTGTTGCTGCTGCTGGAGCAGGCGCAGTATCCGGTGCGTGCGGTGGACCAGCGTCCCTTCGGCGAACGGGATGTTGAACTCGAAGCGGTGCTGTACGCCACCACGGTCGATGCCGCCGAGCTCGATGCGCTGCTGACAACCCTGGCCACCACGCCCGGCGTGCTGCAGGGATTCTGGAACGCCAGCCTTGACGGGTAG
- the mgtA gene encoding magnesium-translocating P-type ATPase: MSLLNAWFNAFLRSRRAGNLFGRRAMPEAGFGPGSADAAPFTLTTGLVTLAQQDEARLLDTLASHADGLSAHEAEARLASLGPNEVDHEKPLAWWRHLWQCYRNPFNLLLSVLAAVSWLTEDVKATIVIGAMVLLSTLIRFVQEGRSNRAAERLKALVGNTARVLRRNPGTEAADVADQYFGAHLHSRGPARLLDLPIRELVPGDHIVLSAGDMIPADCRVLTAKDLFVAQAAMTGESLPVEKFAHPGDGLAGLLEQHNLLFMGTNVVSGTATAVVLATGNRTYFGTLAQRSTATDRAPTAFQAGVNSVSWLLIRFALVMVPFVLLINGWTKGDWTEAFLFALSVAVGLTPEMLPMIVTSTLAKGAVLLSRRKVIVKRLDAIQNFGAMEVLCTDKTGTLTQDRIALERHTDVFGHDSEDVLKFAYLNSHFQTGLINLLDRAVLEHVELQSSLRLSQDYHKVDEIPFDFQRRRMSVVVSEREDHHELICKGAVEEMLAVCSTVRENGQDMPLDEQRLARVRQTTEELNEQGLRVVAVAMKETAASQSVYSQADECALTLVGYVAFLDPPKESAAQALQALATHGVEVKVFTGDNELVTARVCAQVGLDADTILTGPQIERMDDGALSRALHHHRVFARLTPLHKERLVRELRAQGKVVGFLGDGINDAPALRAADIGISVDSAVDIAKEAADIILLEKNLMVLEEGVIQGRRTFNNMLKYIRMTASSNFGNVFSVLVASAFLPFLPMLPLQLLVQNLLYDISQIAIPFDNVDEELVRRPLKWNPADIGRFMVFFGPISSIFDLTCFALMWYVFDARTAADQSLFQSGWFVVGLLTQTLIVHMIRTPKLPFLQSIAAPPLLLMTGLIMAVGVALPMSPLAGYFKLQALPAGYWPFLVAILFGYAVLTTALKRFYIRRYGWQ; encoded by the coding sequence ATGAGCCTGCTCAACGCCTGGTTCAATGCCTTCCTGCGCAGCCGTCGCGCAGGCAATCTGTTCGGCCGCCGCGCAATGCCCGAGGCTGGTTTCGGCCCGGGCAGCGCGGACGCTGCACCTTTCACGCTGACCACCGGCCTGGTCACCCTCGCCCAGCAGGATGAAGCTCGATTGCTGGACACGCTGGCCTCGCATGCCGATGGCCTCAGCGCGCATGAAGCCGAGGCACGCTTGGCCTCGCTCGGCCCCAACGAGGTGGATCACGAAAAGCCGCTGGCGTGGTGGCGGCACCTGTGGCAGTGCTACCGCAATCCGTTCAACCTGCTGTTGAGCGTGCTGGCAGCCGTGTCGTGGCTGACCGAGGACGTCAAGGCGACGATCGTGATCGGTGCGATGGTGCTGCTCTCCACCCTGATCCGCTTCGTGCAGGAAGGCCGTTCCAACCGGGCCGCCGAGCGGCTGAAGGCGCTGGTCGGCAACACCGCGCGCGTGCTGCGACGCAATCCGGGCACCGAGGCGGCCGATGTGGCCGACCAGTACTTCGGCGCGCATCTGCACAGCCGAGGCCCGGCGCGGCTGTTGGACCTGCCGATCCGCGAGCTGGTGCCTGGTGACCACATCGTGCTGTCGGCCGGCGACATGATTCCCGCCGACTGCCGCGTGCTGACCGCCAAGGATCTGTTCGTCGCACAGGCGGCGATGACCGGCGAGTCGCTGCCGGTAGAGAAGTTTGCCCACCCGGGCGACGGCCTGGCCGGCCTGCTGGAACAGCACAACCTGTTGTTCATGGGCACCAATGTGGTCTCGGGCACCGCCACCGCGGTGGTGCTGGCCACCGGCAACCGCACCTACTTCGGCACGCTGGCCCAGCGCAGCACCGCCACCGACCGTGCGCCGACCGCCTTCCAGGCCGGCGTCAACAGCGTCAGCTGGCTGTTGATCCGTTTTGCGCTGGTGATGGTGCCGTTCGTGCTGCTGATCAACGGCTGGACCAAGGGTGACTGGACCGAAGCCTTCCTGTTCGCGCTGTCGGTGGCGGTGGGCCTGACCCCGGAGATGCTGCCGATGATCGTCACCTCCACCCTGGCCAAGGGCGCGGTGCTGCTGTCGCGGCGCAAGGTGATCGTCAAGCGCCTGGACGCGATCCAGAACTTCGGCGCGATGGAGGTGTTGTGCACCGACAAGACCGGCACCCTCACCCAGGACCGGATCGCGCTGGAGCGGCACACCGATGTGTTCGGCCATGACTCGGAGGACGTGCTGAAGTTCGCCTACCTCAACAGCCACTTCCAGACCGGGTTGATCAACCTGCTCGACCGCGCGGTGCTGGAGCACGTGGAGCTGCAGAGCTCGCTGCGGCTGTCGCAGGACTACCACAAGGTGGATGAGATCCCGTTCGACTTCCAGCGCCGCCGCATGTCGGTGGTGGTCTCCGAACGCGAGGACCACCATGAGCTGATCTGCAAGGGCGCGGTGGAGGAGATGCTGGCGGTGTGCAGCACCGTGCGCGAGAACGGCCAGGACATGCCGCTGGACGAGCAGCGCCTGGCCCGCGTGCGGCAGACCACCGAAGAACTGAACGAACAGGGCCTGCGCGTGGTGGCGGTGGCGATGAAGGAGACCGCCGCCAGCCAGAGCGTGTACTCGCAGGCCGATGAGTGTGCGCTGACCCTGGTCGGCTACGTCGCCTTCCTCGACCCGCCGAAGGAATCGGCCGCACAGGCGCTGCAGGCACTTGCCACGCACGGGGTGGAGGTGAAGGTATTCACCGGCGACAACGAGCTGGTCACCGCCCGCGTGTGCGCCCAGGTCGGGCTGGATGCCGACACCATCCTGACCGGCCCGCAGATCGAGCGCATGGATGACGGCGCGTTGTCGCGGGCGCTGCACCACCACCGCGTGTTCGCCCGGCTGACGCCGCTGCACAAGGAGCGCCTGGTGCGCGAGCTGCGCGCCCAGGGCAAGGTGGTCGGTTTCCTCGGTGACGGCATCAACGACGCCCCGGCGCTGCGTGCGGCCGACATCGGCATCAGCGTGGACAGCGCCGTGGACATTGCCAAGGAGGCTGCCGACATCATCCTGCTGGAAAAGAACCTGATGGTGCTTGAGGAAGGCGTCATCCAGGGCCGGCGCACGTTCAACAACATGCTCAAGTACATCCGCATGACCGCCAGCTCCAACTTCGGAAATGTGTTCTCGGTGCTGGTGGCCTCGGCGTTCCTGCCGTTCCTGCCGATGCTGCCGTTGCAGCTGCTGGTGCAGAACCTGCTGTACGACATCTCGCAGATCGCCATTCCGTTCGACAACGTGGATGAAGAGCTGGTGCGCAGGCCGCTGAAGTGGAATCCGGCCGATATCGGGCGCTTCATGGTGTTCTTCGGGCCGATCAGTTCGATCTTCGACCTGACCTGCTTTGCGCTGATGTGGTACGTGTTCGACGCGCGTACCGCCGCCGACCAGAGCCTGTTCCAGTCCGGTTGGTTCGTGGTTGGCCTGCTGACCCAGACCCTGATCGTGCACATGATCCGTACCCCGAAGCTGCCGTTCCTGCAGAGCATCGCTGCGCCGCCGCTGCTGCTGATGACCGGCTTGATCATGGCCGTCGGCGTGGCGTTGCCGATGAGCCCGCTGGCCGGCTACTTCAAGCTGCAGGCCCTGCCGGCCGGCTACTGGCCGTTCCTGGTGGCGATCCTGTTCGGCTATGCGGTGCTGACCACCGCGCTGAAACGCTTCTACATCCGTCGCTACGGCTGGCAGTAA